A stretch of the Malus sylvestris chromosome 10, drMalSylv7.2, whole genome shotgun sequence genome encodes the following:
- the LOC126584143 gene encoding uncharacterized protein LOC126584143 isoform X2: MIELFNGKGSLIQGLIQSVDRSGLDFVALEDPKLVLPQNTQWHVFAGFGTLKGGRADWLVEKCTELGASSLTPLLTERSPTISENRVDRLQRVNMAAAKQCQRLHEMIMNPPVKVDGLLALVAQSKLAFLATAEATPLVSALTSSGWESSGLIVVGPEGDFTEKEVSDLMEAGAISVGLGPHRLRVETATVALLATLMLWSDSQKACDS, from the exons ATGATAG AGCTTTTCAATGGGAAAGGAAGTTTGATACAAGGGTTAATACAGAGCGTCGACCGTTCTGGGCTTGATTTTGTGGCATTGGAAGATCCAAAGTTAGTTCTTCCACAGAACACACAGTGGCATGTGTTTGCgggttttg GTACTTTGAAGGGTGGTCGAGCTGACTGGCTTGTTGAGAAATGCACG GAGCTGGGGGCTAGTAGTTTAACCCCTCTGCTGACAGAGCGGTCTCCTACTATCTCAGAAAATCGGGTGGACAGGTTGCAGCGTGTCAACATGGCAGCAGCTAAACAAT GCCAACGGCTACATGAAATGATTATGAATCCTCCAGTGAAAGTTGATGGTCTTTTAGCTCTT GTTGCACAGTCAAAGCTAGCTTTTTTGGCAACTGCAGAAGCTACTCCTCTTGTTAGTGCATTAACTTCATCAGGATGGGAGTCCAGTGGGCTGATTGTTGTTGGACCAGAAGGTG ACTTCACTGAGAAAGAGGTGAGTGACTTGATGGAAGCTGGTGCTATCTCAGTTGGTCTTGGCCCACATCGACTACGGGTTGAAACTGCAACAGTGGCTCTTCTGGCAACTCTCATGTTATGGTCTGATTCTCAAAAAGCATGTGATTCTTGA
- the LOC126584143 gene encoding uncharacterized protein LOC126584143 isoform X1 — MQTLTPIRPRFARPLSLNPLLSLSLRPSTARAFSSSSSSSDFSNQSRGGLPRFFSELIPASKGGVVRVQGDEFWHMTKVLRLRANDRVELFNGKGSLIQGLIQSVDRSGLDFVALEDPKLVLPQNTQWHVFAGFGTLKGGRADWLVEKCTELGASSLTPLLTERSPTISENRVDRLQRVNMAAAKQCQRLHEMIMNPPVKVDGLLALVAQSKLAFLATAEATPLVSALTSSGWESSGLIVVGPEGDFTEKEVSDLMEAGAISVGLGPHRLRVETATVALLATLMLWSDSQKACDS; from the exons ATGCAAACCCTAACCCCAATACGACCTCGTTTTGCAAGGCCCTTGAGCCTCAATCCTCTGTTGTCGCTCTCTCTCAGACCCTCGACCGCTCGAgcattctcctcttcttcttcctcttcagaTTTCTCCAACCAGTCCCGTGGCGGCCTCCCTCGCTTCTTCTCCGAGCTTATCCCTGCTTCCAag GGAGGCGTAGTCCGCGTACAAGGCGACGAGTTCTGGCACATGACTAAAGTTTTGAGGTTGCGCGCCAATGATAG GGTAGAGCTTTTCAATGGGAAAGGAAGTTTGATACAAGGGTTAATACAGAGCGTCGACCGTTCTGGGCTTGATTTTGTGGCATTGGAAGATCCAAAGTTAGTTCTTCCACAGAACACACAGTGGCATGTGTTTGCgggttttg GTACTTTGAAGGGTGGTCGAGCTGACTGGCTTGTTGAGAAATGCACG GAGCTGGGGGCTAGTAGTTTAACCCCTCTGCTGACAGAGCGGTCTCCTACTATCTCAGAAAATCGGGTGGACAGGTTGCAGCGTGTCAACATGGCAGCAGCTAAACAAT GCCAACGGCTACATGAAATGATTATGAATCCTCCAGTGAAAGTTGATGGTCTTTTAGCTCTT GTTGCACAGTCAAAGCTAGCTTTTTTGGCAACTGCAGAAGCTACTCCTCTTGTTAGTGCATTAACTTCATCAGGATGGGAGTCCAGTGGGCTGATTGTTGTTGGACCAGAAGGTG ACTTCACTGAGAAAGAGGTGAGTGACTTGATGGAAGCTGGTGCTATCTCAGTTGGTCTTGGCCCACATCGACTACGGGTTGAAACTGCAACAGTGGCTCTTCTGGCAACTCTCATGTTATGGTCTGATTCTCAAAAAGCATGTGATTCTTGA
- the LOC126585911 gene encoding ADP-ribosylation factor GTPase-activating protein AGD7-like has protein sequence MICMGCSQKNPHWASVSYGVFICLECFDKHYGLDVHISFVRSVTVDSWSEIQIKKMKVGDNEQLNAFLASYGVPKKMGIITKYNTNATNVYRDQIQALAKGRL, from the coding sequence atgataTGCATGGGCTGCTCCCAAAAGAACCCGCATTGGGCTTCAGTTTCGTACGGCGTCTTCATATGCTTAGAGTGCTTCGACAAGCACTATGGGCTCGACGTCCACATCTCGTTCGTCCGATCCGTGACCGTGGACTCATGGTCCGAGATCCAGATCAAGAAGATGAAGGTCGGCGATAATGAGCAACTCAACGCCTTCCTCGCCAGCTACGGCGTTCCTAAGAAGATGGGTATCATCACCAAGTACAACACCAACGCAACCAATGTGTATCGGGATCAGATTCAAGCCCTAGCCAAGGGGCGGCTCTGA